In Amyelois transitella isolate CPQ chromosome 5, ilAmyTran1.1, whole genome shotgun sequence, one DNA window encodes the following:
- the LOC106138199 gene encoding DNA ligase 1, with product MTVINTMKKINKKIPGLLPPPPKTEIDGKITDLSSKSIPELLELKERQQKLINNKAFTSKLADNGEKIKLFYEKILSTLKEKEEEEQTCRLFDNLNLGVDKQSVENVEWEGKLENKRNEYLDSDDDSEPEDVLHILSQSTSLEKKLKVLPPEKSLITAADLENIAELPHVKYLVEKTENNSKPKAIGQFKPFKTTKSDVHNPEKEIHRKKHKNWEVTAATPPPIVHGPAKLLSLEESLQLQKDYNLHLKEIEAQNAAEKLLARAGIKMPELPVDTTKFGDYRDADSDDSALSDAEGSDKEVHDEEPERGGVIFTVMK from the coding sequence ATGACTGTTATAAACaccatgaaaaaaataaataaaaaaataccaggTCTCCTTCCACCGCCTCCCAAAACTGAAATAGACGGTAAGATTACTGATTTATCATCAAAGAGTATACCAGAGCTCCTAGAGCTTAAAGAAAGACAgcaaaaactaattaataacAAGGCTTTTACATCAAAGTTGGCAGATAATGGtgaaaaaatcaaattgttctatgagaaaattttaagtacattgaaggagaaagaagaagaggAGCAGACTTGTCGCCTGTTTGACAACCTTAACCTCGGTGTAGATAAGCAATCCGTAGAGAACGTAGAATGGGAAGGTAAGCTAGAGAACAAGAGAAATGAGTACTTGGATTCGGATGACGACAGTGAACCAGAAGATGTTCTACATATTTTAAGCCAAAGTACATCTCtagaaaagaaattaaaggTCTTACCACCTGAAAAGTCACTAATTACAGCAGCAGACTTAGAGAACATTGCTGAGTTACCTCATGTCAAATACCTTGTTGAGAAAACTGAGAATAATTCAAAACCAAAAGCAATTGGACAGTTTAAACCTTTTAAAACAACTAAATCTGATGTCCACAACCCAGAGAAGGAGATACATAGAAAGAAGCATAAAAACTGGGAGGTAACTGCAGCTACACCTCCACCCATAGTGCACGGTCCTGCAAAATTATTATCGTTAGAGGAATCTCTACAACTACAAaaggactacaatttacattTGAAAGAAATTGAAGCTCAGAATGCAGCCGAGAAGTTGTTAGCGCGTGCAGGAATTAAAATGCCTGAGTTGCCGGTGGATACTACTAAGTTTGGTGATTACAGGGATGCGGATAGTGATGACTCAGCCTTGTCTGATGCTGAGGGCAGCGACAAGGAGGTACATGATGAGGAGCCTGAAAGAGGAGGAGTCATATTTACAGTTATGAAATGA